One genomic segment of Sebastes fasciatus isolate fSebFas1 chromosome 17, fSebFas1.pri, whole genome shotgun sequence includes these proteins:
- the LOC141753875 gene encoding DEP domain-containing mTOR-interacting protein-like codes for MGPRTAVDPAKEVKAVAGRGCAGQRGARQRSCSDSSIYSRRAVDLPNNSSSSSTPSASPVLYNPRSVLKRPVSTEELQRPGGPYIKKRFTIMGDAVGWGFVVRGSRPCHIQAVERSGPADTAGMKVCQFVVSINRLNVLDLDYRAVSHLILTGPRTVEMEVMEETVP; via the exons tgGATCCCGCTAAGGAGGTGAAGGCGGTTGCAGGAAGAGGATGTGCAGGTCAAAGAGGAGCCCGGCAGAGGAGCTGCAGTGACAGCAGCATATACAGCAGGAGAGCAGTCGACCTACCCAACaactcctcctcgtcctccaccCCCTCTGCCTCCCCGGTGCTCTACAACCCCAGATCAG TCCTGAAGAGACCGGTGAGCACAGAAGAGCTGCAAAGACCAGGAGGACCCTACATCAAGAAAAGATTTACA ATCATGGGCGATGCCGTGGGTTGGGGGTTTGTGGTGAGAGGAAGCAGGCCGTGTCACATCCAGGCTGTGGAGCGCTCCGGTCCAGCTGATACTGCTGGGATGAAG GTTTGTCAGTTTGTGGTTTCGATCAACAGGCTCAATGTTCTCGATCTGGACTACCGGGCTGTCAGCCACCTGATCCTAACAGGACCCAGAACTGTGgagatggaggtgatggaggagacTGTCCCCTGA